A stretch of DNA from Candidatus Methylomirabilota bacterium:
CGACGAGCTGTACGATCTCGAGACCGATCCGTTCGAGCTACGCAATCTGAACCGGAGCCGGTCCCACGCGCGCGTACGCGAGAAGCTCCGCCGGGAGCTGGGGCGGCTCGTGGTCGAGGCGCTGGGCATCTAGCCGGGCGCCTCTCGACACGCTGCTCGTGACCGCAAACGCAGGATCCGACGGAGCTCGTGGGAGGCGATGCAAGGGCCACCGGAGTCGAATCGATCGATGAAGGGCAAGCGCTCCTCCGGACCGCGCAGCCCCGCCGCCAGCCCGGAGGCGGGATCCCGCTTGCTCGACGAGGAGGCGGACGCCATGGCCGATGCCATTGTTCGGACGCTTCAGCCGAAGCCGGCATCCTGATCACTGCCGACGAGAGCCGAAGAGCGCCAAAGCGACCTTCAACGATTTTCCTTGTTGGTGCCGCCCAGCCGCACGGAGCGGAGGCCGAAGTAGTGGGCGACGCTCCAGTTCTCCCAATAGGCGGGGTCCTGGCGGAGCTCGAAATAGCTGATGTACAACTGCGGCCGGGCCGGTAGCGGTTCCACCACCGCGTCTTGCTCGGCGCGCGCCTGCGCGGCCTCGAGCGATCGCCACCGGTCCCGCATCGCCTTGCTGTAGACAGGCGCGGTCCGATGCAGGTCTCCGAGCGCTTTCCACGTGTTGCCGGTCAGAAGCATGGCGACGACGAAGATCACGGCGGCCACCCGGCACATCAGCGGCCGCACGCCCAGGCGTGGATGTTCCCGCATGGCGATCAGCCGGGCCAGCATCACGAGGACCCAAAACCACCCCGCGAGGAAGACCAGATAGATGCCGTTCCGCGTGCGGGCGGGCATGTTGATACCGATCGCCCAACTCCCCGCCGCGTAGGCCGCGACGAGGGCCACGACCCACGTCAGCGCGACGATCACCACGTCTCGTGCGGTGCCGTCGCGCCCGGGCCGGAGCCCGGTCAGGGCCTGCGGCGCCAACATCAGCAGCAACGCCGTGCCCATCAGCAGCCGGATATCGAGCACCCAAGATATGACGTCCCGGATGCCTTGCGTGACCGTCAACCGGAGCGCGACGTCGAGCTTTCCCGCGAGCCGGAACTCGGCTCGGCGCACGGCGTTGCCCGGGGCGAGATACACGACCAGGAACCCGACGAGCGCGGCCACCACACAGACCGCCCAGATCCAGCGGCGCGGATCGCGTGCGAGCCACGCTCGGAGCGCCCCGCCGACGAGGACGATGCACACCAGCAGGCCGAAGAGCTCGTGGAACCCGGTGGCCAGCACCGTCAGCAGGCTCAATCCTGCGCCGATGGCGACCGAGCCGTGCATCGTCGGCGCCGGCTGCCGAAGGAGGCCGGCCAGCAGCAGCAGCGATACGCTGAGCCCGGCGAACGTGCTGTCGCCGCCGGTCAGCCAATAGATACTCTCTCCCGGGTGAGGCATTCCCGCCCAGTAGAGCGCGAGCGCGGCGGCGGTCAAGGCGAGGCGCTGGCCGCGGGCGGTACCGATCCCCGCGGCCAGCAGGAGCAGGTAGAGCCCACCGGCGAGCAGCGCGGGGTTGATCATCAACAGCAGCGGATAGAGCCGCACGAGGTCGAACGACGACGTCAGGAAGTAGTCCAGGCCGGTCGAGGCCCAACGACCGGTCCAGGTGAAGTACTCGAGGATCGTGGCGGAGACGACACCCTGCGTGCGGCCCTTGTAGGCGCGGGCAAAGTCGTCGGCCAAGGGGTGAGCGTAAAAGAACAACGTCGAGGCCACCACGAGCACGGCGGCGATGCCAGACATGCAGAGCCACTTCTCCCCGCGAAGGGCTCGGGCGTCGAGGTCCACGAGGCCGAAGGGGCGCGTAGCAGGCGCCTCCCGGCCCGAGACACCGGTGTCAGCCATGCTGGCTACTGCGAACGAAGTCGCGGTGAATTCAATATTCCCAGCCGATTGCCGGCAGCAAGCATACAGCCAGGCGAAGCAGCGCGTCTCTCTTTTTGCCGTCGAGTCCGCGCGAGCTTTGGCGATGTCGCCAATGGCATACACCGGACCGCCTGCGTTCCGTCTGCGTGTAACATTCTGCGCAAATCCACGTCCGGGAGCACGAACGATAGGGGGTCAGGGGTCCCCGGGGCGTCTACGGCCGGATGTTCTGGTTGAGACGGAACAGGTTCGTCGGGTCGTAGGTCCGCTTGAGCGCGCGCAGCCGCTCGTACTTTCTGTCCCCGTACGCGGCCCGCACTCGGTCCTGCCCCTCCTCGCCCAGGAAGTTCACGTAGACACGGCCGGTGGAGTACGGGCGGATCACCTCCCAGAAATTCCGGGTCCACGCCATGCAGGCCGGCGCCCGCTCGGGGTCGGACCAGACCGCGTCGATGTTCACCGCGTGCCCGGCCCGCCGGTCCTCGAACGCCGAGGCTTCGGGATCTTCCCTCGCGACGGCCCCGCCGAGATGGAAGATGATCGTGTACGACTCCGGGGTGGCCGCACGCCAGGCGTGCTCGGCCAGCGTCGCGATCAGCGGGTCGCTGAGCGCCGCCACGTACTCCGACTTCCAGTAATACCCGCGCCCGTGCGGCACCCCGGGGTCGAGCAGGGCCTGGTGCCCGACGTACGGCGCCGGGCGGATCGTGTCGGCCAGCGGCGGGCCGATCCGGCGCAGTCCAGCGATCGCGTGCTCGCCCTCGTCGAGCGAGCCGGCGTAGCACACGCCGATGATCACGACGGGCTGCCCGTGGACCGACGCCGGCAGGAACGGGGCGGCCGGGGCCGTGGTCAGCACGACAATGGTCATCAGCTCGTCGGGGGCCGTCGCCACCCACTCCCGGTAGGAGGCGAGCACCTCGCGCGCCCTGGCGGCAGGGTAGAGGGACACGCCGGCGAGGACGGTCGGGCCGACCGGATGCAGGCGATACTCGAACGACGTCACCACGCCGAAGTTGCCGCCGCCGCCGCGAAGACCCCAGAAGAGGTCGGGGTGCTCGTCGGCGCTGGCACGCAGGAACTCCCCGTCCGCGGTGACCACGTCCGCCGAGAGCAGGTTGTCGATGGTGAGCCCGTAGCGGCGCATGAGCCAGCCCAGGCCCCCGCCGAGGGTGAGACCTCCGATCCCGGTGTGGGTCACGATGCCGCCCGGAGTGGCGAGGCCGAAGGCCTGGGTTTCGCGGTCGACCTCGCCCCAGAGCAGCCCAGGCTGCGCCTGCGCGGTCCGCGTGACGGGATCGACCCGGAGGCCCTTCATCGGGGATAGGTCGATGACGATGCCGCCGTCGCACGTCGCGGTGCCGCCCACGTTGTGGCCGCCGCCGCGCACGGCGACAACCAGCTGCCGCTCGCGGGCGAACCGCACGGCGGCCCGGACGTCGGCGACGCCGGTGCAGCGCGCGACGAGCGCGGGTCGTCGTCCGCTTCGACTTCCGCGGCGCGCCGGCCACCATGCGGTGCTCGCGGACGTGGTGGCTCCTCCTCGCCCGGTCGGAGGTCGATCTCTGTCTGAAGGACCCCGGCTTCCCGGTCGACGTCGTCGTGACCGCGGATCTGAAGACGCTCACCCGGGTGTGGATGGGCGACGTCCCCCTGGCCGCAGCGCTCCGTGCCGGCTCGATCTGGCTCGAAGGGTCACCGTCCCTCGTCCGCGGCTTCCCGACCTGGCTCCGGCTGAGCAGCTTCGCCCGCGTCGAGCGGGTCGCGACCCCGGCCGCCGTGCGGTGAACGCGGTTGGATCTCACCCTTGCCGACCAGCTGCCCAGCGGGAGTCCGCCAACGTAATGCTCGCCAACGTGATGCTCAACGAGGCGTGGCCGTAGCCCAGTTAGACTCCGCGATAGCGCTTCGAATCCCAAATGATTACGGAATACTGCCATCGCCACGCGCTCGGGGCACCCGCACGGAAGGGAACTGATGCTGATGCGGTCTGACACGCTCGGATATTGGCGGGGATAACGCGGGCGCTTCACGGAGGGCGCCAGGTTCCTGCGGAAGTCCCCGGCCAATCAGCCTCCCACGGCCCGTGTGACTGGCTACTGATCCCCTTTTGGCTGTATAGTCCGTGCCGGGCAGCCTGAACGGGCCGCTTGCCCACCGCTCCGAAAAGAGAATAATCGCCAGCGGCGCCGCGAGATCTGCGGGGCCGTTCCAGAGAGAGGGACCGCCATGGGTGCGTCAGGCACTCCGATCGAACTCCGTTTTGAAGCACCAGGGCCAGGAACCTGGAAGCAAGACGCTGTGCACCTCCCGCGCCCGATGACGCGCTACTTCCAGGAGACGCATCCCCCCTCTTTCAAGACGGGCACTAACGACTTCGCCCGCTTCTACGGGATGCTCATCGACGGCCTCCAGATCGCCTACGTCAACGGCTTCGGCTACAACCAGATGCTGCCGGCTCCGGACGCCGAAGTCCCGGAGCGCTACCAGCGCGCTGAACAAGTCTTCGCGCAGAAGCTCTGGCGGGAGCAGCTTCGCGAGTGGGACGAGAATTGCAAGCCGTCCTCCATTGCCAGGCACCGGGAGCTGCAGGCGGTCAGTCCGGACGCTCTTTCCGACGCGGAGCTGGTCGACTACCTGACGCGCTGCCGCGACCACCATTCGGCCATGATCACCCAGCACATGCGCTTCACGGCCGGTGCCGTGCTCCCGACGGGAGACTTCCTCGCGCACGTTGGGGACTGGACGGGCCTGCCGCCGTCCGAGCTGCTGGGCTTGATGCGCGGTTCGGCAGTGGTGTCTGCGGGGGGCTCCGACCAGATGGAGCGCCTGAAGCGGGCGTTCGCCCAGGACCCCGCTGCGCGTGAGGTCCTAGCATCCGACGGCGATCCCGCACAGGTGCTCGCGGGCCTCCGTGGGCTCGGGGACGAAGCCGGCGCGGCGGTGTCCGGCTACCTCGACTTGGTCGGCAACCGCCTCATCGACGGCTTCGACATCGCCGAGCCCTCGGCGCTCGAAATGCCGGACGCGCTCCTCAGAGCCATCCGCATCGCCGTGTCCGCAGAAGCCAGGGGGTCCTCGGACGTCGACGCCCGCATTGCTGAAGTCCGCGCCCAGGTCCCCGCGGCGCACCAGGCCGAGTTCGACGAGCTGCTCGGCGAGGCCCGCCTCACCTACCGTCTCCGCGACGAGCGTGGCGTGTACAGTGACATCTGGGCGTCGGGCCTCATGCGGCGCGCCGCCCTTGCGGCGGGCCGGCGGGTCGCGAGCCGCGGCCGCATCGCCACTCCCCAGCAGATGCTGGACGCCCGCCTCGACGAGATGTGCGCGCTCGTCGCCGGCACCGGTGGCCCGTCTGCGGACGAGCTGGCCGAGCGCGCCGAATACCGCACGACCTACACCGCCAAAGACGTCCCGCCGTTGCTTGGCCCGCCCGAGCCGCCCCCCCTCGACCTCGCCACCCTGCCCCCATCGGCCGGTCGCCTCATGCGCGCGACCTTCATCGCCTTGGGCCACCTCTTCGGCAGCTCCGAGGCGCAGAACGAGGAGAGGGTTCTCTACGGGCTGGCGGCGAGCAAGGGCGTCTACGAAGGGCCCGCGCGCCGCGTCTCCGGCCCCTCCGAGTTCGGCCGGATCGGCAAGGGCGACGTGCTGGTCACCGAGTCGACGACCGAGGCCTTCAACATCCTGCTCCCGCTCCTCGGCGGGATCGTCACCGACAACGGCGGCCTCCTTTCGCATGCGGCGATCGTCTCGCGCGAGTACGGCATCCCCGGCGTCGTCGGGACCCGCGAGGCGACGGAACGCATCGCCGACGGCGTCCTGGTCCGCGTCGACGGGGACGCGGGCGAGGTCACGGTGCTCGGGTGAAAAAGGTCGTCTCCCTCGCGAAGGCGCGCGAGACATCGCTCTACGGGTCGAAGGCCGTGGGGCTCGGCGACGCCGCGCGCCAGGGCCTCCCGGTCCCGCCCGGCGTGGCCCTTTCGGGCGACTTGGTCGAGTCCGTTGCCTCGGGGGAGAGCAAGGCGATTGAACAGGTGGCGAAGGCGATCGCCGCCCTGCCGCCCCCGTTCGCCGTCCGGTCGTCAGCCGTCGACGAAGACGGCGCGGCGGCGAGCTTCGCCGGCCAGCACCTCAGCGTGCTCAACGTCCATTCGGCGGCTGATGTTCCCGGCGCCGTCCGCGAGGTCTGGTGGTCTGCGAACTCGGACTCGGCCATCACCTACCGCCAGCGTGTCGGCCTGTTCACCCGGCCGAGCGTCGGCGTCGTCGTCCAGACGCTCCTCAACCCCACCGTCGCCGGGGTCATGTTCACCGAACACCCGGTCACCGGCGCCGATGAGCGCCTGATCGAAGCGAGTTGGGGCCTCGGTGAAGCCGTGGTTGCCGGCCTCGTCGTCCCGGACCACTTCCGCCTCGACCGCTCCGGCCAAGTGCTGGAGCGCAAGGTCGGGCGCAAGCGCATCGCGATCCGCTCGCTCCCGAACGGGGGGACCTTCGAGCAGCACCTGCCACCCGCGCAGGTGAACCAGCTCTGCCTCGGCGACGCCGAGCTCGCGGCCTTGGGCGAGCTCGCCCTGCACTGCGAGAAGGTCTACGGCCCACGGCGTGACATCGAATGGGCGTTCCAGGATGGAGCGCTCTACCTCCTCCAGTGCCGTGCCGTCACCACCGGAAAGGCGCACAGCCAGGCACCACCGCCCGGCCCGCCTCCGCGCAACCCCGTGGCCGCCCTCCGGCGCGTCCAGCTCTTCGCCGACATGGACCGGAGGCAGGTCGAGCAAATCGCCCGTCTGCTCAAGGAACGTCCCTTCAAGAAGGGCGAGACCGTCATCATGGAGGGCTCCGGGGGCGCCGCCTTCTTCCTCATTGACTCCGGGGAGGCCACGGTCTCGCGCAAAGGCGTCGATCTCGCCACCCTGGGACCGGGTGATTACTTCGGCGAGATCGCCCTGATCGACGGTGGTCCCCGCTCGGCCACGGTAACCGCGGCGACCGACCTGATTTGCTACGGGCTCACGTTCTGGGAGTTTCGCCCGCTGGTCGAACGGAACGGCGCCACCGGATGGAAGCTCCTGCAGGCGCTAGCGAAGCGGTTGCGCGCCGCCGACCCGACCTAAGCAGCGAACCTTCAGCCTCGTCGACGAACCGACCGGCAAGCCCGGACACAAGGGTTGGCAGTCAGATGACACCCACCTCGAAGTTGAGCCGAGTCGATTTCGGTGATTGCGGGCCCCCGCAACCATGAAGGACGAGGGGGTTAGCGGACGACGGCCAGGATCTGAGTCATTCTGAGAAGGAATCACGATTCCTGCGATTGGGCCGCGCCGTGACGGGCCGCGTGCTCATCGTCGCCTATACCGTGAGGAGGCGAGACGATGACGAGAGCATCCGTATCATCAGCGCGCGCCGGGCGAGCCGCAAAGAGCGTGCGGCCTACGCGGCGGCGTCGGGGGATTGACTTCTCGGAGATTCCAGAGGCCTCTGCGGCGCAGCTCCGGGCGATGCGTCGGGTAGGACGGCCACCGTTGGGCGCCGAGCCCCGGCGACTGATCGCGATTCGGATCGACCCGGCGGTTCTCGCTGCGGTCCGCCGGGAAGCGAAGCGACGAAGATTGGGCTACCAATCGCTTATCAACGACTTGCTGGCAAAGCATGTCGCACGAGTGCGTACCGCCTGAGATCTAACTATAACCAGCTCGGTCGGTGGGCTGCGTCTGAGGAGGGACGGCCATGGCCGATGTTCCCGAAACTCGCTACGCCAAGAGCGGCGACACCCACATCGCCTATCAGGTGATCGGCAGCGGACCGCTGGACGTCGTCTGGGTGCCGGGCTTCGTGTCGCACGTGGAGGCTCAGTGGCAGAACCCGGCGCAGGCGCGCATGATGCGCCGGCTCGCCTCGTTCTCGCGCCTGATCGTCTTTGACAAGCCTGGGACCGGGATGTCTGATCGCTTCGAGGCCATTCCGACGCTCGTTTGGTCGCTAGCCATCGCCATATCGACATCGTCCCGGCGACGCCATTCGGCACGCCCCACACCGATGTCGTGCCGCCGAGATGTCCGTGGATTGTCCCGCCAGCGCGCCTTCCAATTCTTAACTTCGGCGCTAAAATCTTGCAAACCCGTGGAAGGGGGGCCGACGATGGAAGAGGTGAGGAAGGGGAGATGATCGAGCGGGCCGGTTGTCCAGGGGTGGCGGCGGGTCTCGAGGTCGAGAAGCCGACTCCGAACCTCGGGGCCGCTGATTGATACTGTCGGTTCTCGATCTCGCTCCCATCCTTCAGGGCGGCACGCCGGCGGAGGCCTTCCGCCACTCGCTGCGGCTGGCGCAGCACGCGGAGCAGCTGGGCTACCGGCGGTTCTGGCTGGCCGAGCATCACAACATGCCCGGGATCGGCAGCGCGGCCACCTCCGTGCTCATCGGCCACGTGGGGGCCGGCACCTCGCGCATCCGGATCGGCGCCGGGGGCATCATGCTGCCGAACCATGCGCCGCTGCAGGTGGCCGAGCAGTTTGGCACGCTGGAGGCGCTGTTCCCCGGGCGCATCGATCTCGGCCTGGGGCGCGCCCCGGGCACGGACCAGGCCGCCGCGTTCGCCCTGCGGCGCACACTGCGCGTCGATCCCAACAACTTCCCCAACGACGTGCTCGAGGTGATGGAGTTCCTGGCCGACCCGCGACCGGGGCAGGCCGTGCACGCGGTGCCCGGCGCCGGCCTGCGGGTGCCCATCTGGATTCTCGGGTCCAGCACGTTCGGCGCCGAGGTGGCCGCGGCGCTGGGTCTGCCGTTCGCCTTCGCCTCGCACTTCGCGCCCGCGATGCTCCTCGAGGCGATCGGCATCTATCGGGAGCGCTTCCGGCCCTCGGCCCAGCTGGCCGCTCCGTACGTGATGCTGGGGGTGAACGTGGTGGCGGCGGACACCGAGGACGAGGCGCGGTTCCTGGCCTCGTCGGGGCGCCAGTCGTTCGCCGCCCTGCGCTCCGGTCGGCCGATCCAGCTGCCGCCGCCGTCGAAGGAGTGGGAGCGCGACCTGCGCGATGCCGGCGATCCGCTCCGGCGGTCGCGCGTCTCGTTCGTCGGCGCGCCGGGCACCGTGGCCGCGGAGATGCGCGAGTTCGTGGAGCGCACGCAGGCCGACGAGCTGATGGTCGTGTCGCACATCTACGATCAGCCGGCCCGCCTGCGGTCCTACGAGATCGCCGCGGCCGCGATGACCGAGTCGCCGAGCGGCCGGCCCTCCTGATCAACCGTGCTGTCGCGCTTCGAACTCGGCGAACTCGCCCATGAAGGGCGCGGCGATGTCCGCGTTGACCTTGCAGTCCAGAAGGATGGGGCCGTCCGGCTTGCCCAGCACCGGTCCGAGCGCGCGCAGGTCGTCCAGGCTGCGGATCGTGTACGCCTGAAACCCGAACGCCTCCGCCACCGCCGCGAACTCCACGTCCGGAAACACCGACTTGCCGACGGGGAGCTTGCGCAGGGCCAGGAAGTGCAGCTCGGCCCCGTACGCGCAGTCGTTCATCAGCACGACGATCAGCGGGATGTCTTCCCGGCTCACCGTCTCCAGCTCGCTCATGGTCATGAGGAAGCCGCCGTCCCCGATCACCAGCACGGTGGGGACACGCGGGCGTCCCTTCGCCACGCCGAGCGCCGTGCCGAAGCCGAGCCCGATCGACGCGAACTCGCTCGTCATCTTCAGATGGCCGGGCGTGGGCACGGTGAGGTAGGGCAGGATGCCGAGGAAGTTTCCCGCGTCATAGACGACGTTGCGCTCCCGGGGCAACAGCCGGTCGAGCTCGACTCCGAGCGCCCGGGGATCCACGGTGCGGGGGGTGTGCGCCGCCTCGAAGTCCCGGGCGATGTCGAAGCCGGCGATGGTGGCCAGGTTCTCGGCAGTGTGAAAGGGCTTCTCGGAGCTGCGCCGGGCTGGCAGCGCGGCCAGCAGCTGCTCGGCCACCCGCCGGGCGTCGCCCACCACCGCCACGTCCGCCGTGGTCCACCGTCCGATGTGGGCGCGCACGGTATCGACCTGGATGATGGGGACCGGAGGCACGGAGGCCCCGAAGCTCATGGTGAGGAAGTTGAGCCCGGCGCCGAACACCAGCACGCAATCGGCCTGGTCCATCATGCGCCGTCCCATCGTGTGGGAGAACGATCCGAGAATGCCCAGGTTGTACGGATGGCCGTGGAACATGTCCTTGCCGCGGGCCGAGGTCATCAGCAGGGCGCCGATCTTCTCCGCCAGGTCCTGCAACGCCTCCTTCGCCCCCGCTCGATGAGCGCCGAGGCCGGCCACGATGACGGGACTCCGGCTCCGGCTCAGGAGCGCCGCGGCGGAGTCGATGGACTGCTGGCGGGCGGCCGCCGGCTCGCCGGCCGGGATGAGCCGCGCGGCGGCCGGCCCCCAGACCTCCACGTTCGCCATCTGGACGTTGGTGGGCAGGAGCAGCGCCGCCAGCGCTCCACGACTGGCGGCGGCCACCGCGTCGGCCAGGGTCTGGCGCGCGGTCGCCGCGCTGGCGGCCGTGAAGCAGGTGAGTCCCGCGGCCCCCAGGACGGCCTGCGCGTTGAAGCCCTTGTAGTCGGGGCCGATGCCGTTGACGGCGCCGCCCCCGACGGCGGCGTCGCCGTAGATCACCAGCACGCGCGAGCCCATGCGGCTGGCCGCCACGGCGGCGTGGAGCCCGTTCGCCGTCGCCGGCCCACGACCGATGACGGCCACGCCCAGCTCGCCGGTAGCGTAGGCATAGCCCTCGGCCATGGCGATGGCGTTGTTCTCGTGCCGCGCGCCGACGAACTTGACGCCGAGCCCGTCGAGGGTGACGGCGAAGACGGCCGTGTCGTCGCTGATGAGCCCGAACACGGTGCGCACGCCGAGCGCGTGGATGTCCTCGGCCAGGATCTGGAACACCGGCGCGATCCGACTGTCGTTCATCTTGGTCATGGGGAGCCCTCAGCCGTCGAGCGCCGCGACGGCTTCGATCTCGATGAGTGCGTCGGGGATGGCGAGGTTTCCGATCTGCACCAGCGTGCTGGCGGGCGGATTGGGCCCGAAGAACTCCGAGCGCACCTCGCCGTACGGCTCGCGATACCGGATGTCGGTGACGAAGACGGTGACCTTCACCACGTCGTCCATCTTGCCGCCGCCCGCCTCCACGATCATCTTGATCTGCTCGAAGATGCGGCGCGTCTGCGCCTTGATGTCGCCCTTGCCGAGGAGGTTGCCATCCTTGTCGAACGGCAGCTGGCCCGCGACGTAGATGTGGTTGCCCACGCGCCAGCCGAGCGTGTAGCGCGGGCGCTGATCCTTCATGCCGGGCGGAGCGATCGGAATGCGGGCCATGACGAGTCTCCTTTGTTGGGGGAAGCCGAGGGTCCCGACCCGCGCCGAGTCTAGCACCGGGCTGGCCTCGCCTCCACGCGACTGACGGTAGCATCCTGCAAATCCAGCCCCCGCACCACGAAGAACGAGGGTTGGCGGCCGATCAGCCGCTGACCCCTTTCGTTCGCCCGGACTTCACCCAGGAGACGGTTCGCCGGCGTGGGCGCCGCGCGGACGGCCGGTCCTACTACGTTGGACTCGGGGTCATCTCCGTCGGCGGCCGCCGCCTAATACCAGCCGAGATTGGCGACCGTCTTCGCGAAGAATGGCGCGATCTCCCCCAATCGCTCGAGTCCGGGGAAGTCGAATTCGAAGGCGGGTGCTCGGCAGAATATTGGCTTGACACGCCGGTTTGTCCGCGCCGTAGATGGGGGGCGACACGAGAACCCGCGGTCGGAGGCCAGTGCTGAGACTGCGTGTTCCGTCAACCCAGGGCCTTTATCCGGTCTACGCACACGCCACCGACAGCGATCCCCCGGGGTTTCGGCTCGAGGACTGCTCGACCCAGCGCAACCTGACCGAGGCAGGCCGCGAGCAGGCGCGGAAGATCGGCGAGGTCTTCCGCGCACGGGAAGTTCCTATCGCGCACGTGCCTTCCAGTCCAGTGTGCCGCTGCCTCGATACCGCCCGGCTCGCGTTCGGCCGCGCCGAGCCCTGGTGGCCGCTTCTCGGCGGACCGCGCGCGCCCGACCAGATTGCCGCACGCGTCCGCCAGATCCACGAGGTCCTCGGGACGGTGCCGGTCGGGGGTAACTTGATCCTCGTGACCCACTTCGTCACCGTTCAAGACGCCACCGGTGAACGGCCCCAGGAGGGCGAGCTGGTAGTCTTCACGCCGCGTGGCCACAGTCGATTCACCGCGGCCGGTTTGCTCGCTCCGGGAGGACTCCTATGCGATCCGCGCTTGCGCTCCTGCTGATGCGGCTCGTGCTCGGCCCAGCGGTCGCGCTCGCCCATCACGGCTGGACCGGCTACGACTCGAGGGAGGTGCTCACTCTCACGGGTACGATTCGCGCGGCGGGCTACGAGTACCCCCACGGGTTCGCCAAGCTCGAGACGCCGGGCAAGATGTGGCTCGTCGTCGTGCTGGCGCCGCCCTCGCGGGTGGAGAATCGCGGCCTGTTTGCCGCGGACCGCAATCAATAGGCTGGGGCGCTCATTGGTTCAGCCGCTCAGCGACCTGCTCCAGCCGGCCGCTCAAAGTGTTAACATCTTCCGGACGTATCCAACATCTGATCTGGCATGAACACTGCCCTCGATGAGAGGAGCGTTATTTGTAATGGGACCACGGCTCGTCGGGGTGATCAGTTTTGCTGTCGCTGCGTTGGGGCTCTTCCCAGCCAGCCACGCTTCTGACACGTGCGCCACGGAAGTGAGAGACGCACAGAGCGCGCTCGCGAGAGCCTTGAGAGGAAAACGGGACATAGAGCCGTCCCGGCTAGGTGAGGCGGAGGAACTTGTCCGTCATGCTGAGGCGGCGTGCCAACAAGGCGACGTGATCATGGCGAGCCGGAAGGCACAGGATGCTCTCGGCGTCCTGAATCGTCCGCCTGAATCCTGGAAAGGCCCAGGAGCCAGCGTGCCGCCATCCACAAGAACACCGGGCGCCGCGGGTCCGAGTGAACCAATGTTCATCGGCCCGACGGGCAAGACACAGACTGGAGAGTTCGGCGCCTCAGCTTGGATTGCGCCCACCACTCCGGTCGGTAGCGAGGTGGCGCGCGGGCAGC
This window harbors:
- a CDS encoding DUF6056 family protein, with the protein product MADTGVSGREAPATRPFGLVDLDARALRGEKWLCMSGIAAVLVVASTLFFYAHPLADDFARAYKGRTQGVVSATILEYFTWTGRWASTGLDYFLTSSFDLVRLYPLLLMINPALLAGGLYLLLLAAGIGTARGQRLALTAAALALYWAGMPHPGESIYWLTGGDSTFAGLSVSLLLLAGLLRQPAPTMHGSVAIGAGLSLLTVLATGFHELFGLLVCIVLVGGALRAWLARDPRRWIWAVCVVAALVGFLVVYLAPGNAVRRAEFRLAGKLDVALRLTVTQGIRDVISWVLDIRLLMGTALLLMLAPQALTGLRPGRDGTARDVVIVALTWVVALVAAYAAGSWAIGINMPARTRNGIYLVFLAGWFWVLVMLARLIAMREHPRLGVRPLMCRVAAVIFVVAMLLTGNTWKALGDLHRTAPVYSKAMRDRWRSLEAAQARAEQDAVVEPLPARPQLYISYFELRQDPAYWENWSVAHYFGLRSVRLGGTNKENR
- a CDS encoding BBE domain-containing protein; its protein translation is MTIVVLTTAPAAPFLPASVHGQPVVIIGVCYAGSLDEGEHAIAGLRRIGPPLADTIRPAPYVGHQALLDPGVPHGRGYYWKSEYVAALSDPLIATLAEHAWRAATPESYTIIFHLGGAVAREDPEASAFEDRRAGHAVNIDAVWSDPERAPACMAWTRNFWEVIRPYSTGRVYVNFLGEEGQDRVRAAYGDRKYERLRALKRTYDPTNLFRLNQNIRP
- a CDS encoding PEP-utilizing enzyme; the encoded protein is MTRYFQETHPPSFKTGTNDFARFYGMLIDGLQIAYVNGFGYNQMLPAPDAEVPERYQRAEQVFAQKLWREQLREWDENCKPSSIARHRELQAVSPDALSDAELVDYLTRCRDHHSAMITQHMRFTAGAVLPTGDFLAHVGDWTGLPPSELLGLMRGSAVVSAGGSDQMERLKRAFAQDPAAREVLASDGDPAQVLAGLRGLGDEAGAAVSGYLDLVGNRLIDGFDIAEPSALEMPDALLRAIRIAVSAEARGSSDVDARIAEVRAQVPAAHQAEFDELLGEARLTYRLRDERGVYSDIWASGLMRRAALAAGRRVASRGRIATPQQMLDARLDEMCALVAGTGGPSADELAERAEYRTTYTAKDVPPLLGPPEPPPLDLATLPPSAGRLMRATFIALGHLFGSSEAQNEERVLYGLAASKGVYEGPARRVSGPSEFGRIGKGDVLVTESTTEAFNILLPLLGGIVTDNGGLLSHAAIVSREYGIPGVVGTREATERIADGVLVRVDGDAGEVTVLG
- a CDS encoding PEP/pyruvate-binding domain-containing protein yields the protein MKKVVSLAKARETSLYGSKAVGLGDAARQGLPVPPGVALSGDLVESVASGESKAIEQVAKAIAALPPPFAVRSSAVDEDGAAASFAGQHLSVLNVHSAADVPGAVREVWWSANSDSAITYRQRVGLFTRPSVGVVVQTLLNPTVAGVMFTEHPVTGADERLIEASWGLGEAVVAGLVVPDHFRLDRSGQVLERKVGRKRIAIRSLPNGGTFEQHLPPAQVNQLCLGDAELAALGELALHCEKVYGPRRDIEWAFQDGALYLLQCRAVTTGKAHSQAPPPGPPPRNPVAALRRVQLFADMDRRQVEQIARLLKERPFKKGETVIMEGSGGAAFFLIDSGEATVSRKGVDLATLGPGDYFGEIALIDGGPRSATVTAATDLICYGLTFWEFRPLVERNGATGWKLLQALAKRLRAADPT
- a CDS encoding BrnT family toxin, whose protein sequence is MSHSEKESRFLRLGRAVTGRVLIVAYTVRRRDDDESIRIISARRASRKERAAYAAASGD
- a CDS encoding alpha/beta hydrolase, which codes for MADVPETRYAKSGDTHIAYQVIGSGPLDVVWVPGFVSHVEAQWQNPAQARMMRRLASFSRLIVFDKPGTGMSDRFEAIPTLVWSLAIAISTSSRRRHSARPTPMSCRRDVRGLSRQRAFQFLTSALKSCKPVEGGPTMEEVRKGR
- a CDS encoding LLM class flavin-dependent oxidoreductase: MILSVLDLAPILQGGTPAEAFRHSLRLAQHAEQLGYRRFWLAEHHNMPGIGSAATSVLIGHVGAGTSRIRIGAGGIMLPNHAPLQVAEQFGTLEALFPGRIDLGLGRAPGTDQAAAFALRRTLRVDPNNFPNDVLEVMEFLADPRPGQAVHAVPGAGLRVPIWILGSSTFGAEVAAALGLPFAFASHFAPAMLLEAIGIYRERFRPSAQLAAPYVMLGVNVVAADTEDEARFLASSGRQSFAALRSGRPIQLPPPSKEWERDLRDAGDPLRRSRVSFVGAPGTVAAEMREFVERTQADELMVVSHIYDQPARLRSYEIAAAAMTESPSGRPS